The Spirulina subsalsa PCC 9445 region TATCAGATTATTGTCGAAAAGCACAAAGGGCGCATTGAGTGTCATTCTCAGGACGGACAAGGCACAGAGTTTGTCATCTGGATTCCTGCCCTGTGACCTCCTCCCGACACTGACCGCACCACAGCGCGGGCTTCCCCATACCACTATGAGGCCTTCCTGCTTCTACGGCAAGCCCTAGATAGGGCTTGCTGAATATCCCTCTAAGCACTGTGAATAAGGCTTTTAGCAGTTTATACCAAATTAAATAGGGCTTGCTGTTCACTTCGTGACGCTCCGCGTTCGCGTTCGCGAAGCGTTGCGTAGCAAAGCGTCACGAAGTGAACGCGAAGCGTTGCGTAGCAATATAACTCTACTCGTGGGGCTAGGGAACAGGGGGAATCGGAAAAAGGCAAGCCCTAGATCCAGATCACAACTCCACCCGATAACGTCGCCCCCCTAGTGTCACCTCATCCCCCGACACCAACTTTCGGCCCCGTCGAGTTTCCACCACGCCATTGACCAACACCTCTCCCCCTTGAATCCGTAACTTCGCCTCCCCTCCCGTTTGGACTAGATTTTGCCACTTGAGAAATTGATCTAACTTAATTTTCGATTCAGAATCCGATACAGTCCCCATATTCCTATCCATTGCGATGCTTAAGGAAGTGTCGCACCCAGCCCAGAGGCCAGGTGAGAATTAAAATACTAACGTCTTAGCAAGCGGTTAATAGGAACTTGTCCATTCGCATCCATGACCGTCAGGCGAATAATATTCGGGTCATTGGGTCGCCAAGTCACTTGATAGAGAGTGCCGTTATTCGACCAAGTATAGACACGACGATGAGATTCACCCGTGAAAGCAGGATCCAACAAAGCAATTTCGGCCCCCGTTCGCTTATTGCGTCCGATATACCAGAATGCGCCATCATGCCAGCGCAACGTCACCGCCCAATTTGCATCTTGGAACGTGCCGCTAGGAGTCGAAGATTGAGCAACAGCAGCCGTATTGACGGCTACATCTGCGATCGCAGGAGTCGCAACAGCGAGAATCGCTGTCAGAGTCAAGGCCTTAAAATTCATACTGGTTTTCGGATATCCATAGAAATGCCCAAGGAATAACAATTACTCTGAGGACAATTTCGTAATAGCTTAACATTTCGTAACAAATTGTGAGATGTCCCCTACAGGCTTAAACTTGTCAGTGAGAGTCTACTGGCAGTCGAGAGGTTTTTCGTGAAAAGAGTACTAGGGATCATATTAGGGGGCGGTGCAGGAACTCGCCTGTATCCTTTAACTAAACTACGGGCGAAACCCGCCGTACCCCTCGCCGGAAAATATCGTCTTATCGATATTCCCGTGAGTAACTGTATTAACTCAGACATTCAGAAAATCTACGTTTTAACCCAATTCAACTCAGCATCTCTTAACCGTCACTTAACCCGCGCCTATAATTTTTCGGCCATTAGTGACGGTTTTGTTGAGGTACTCGCGGCCCAACAAACCGCAGAAAATCCTCAATGGTTTCAAGGGACGGCTGATGCAGTACGCCAGTATCTTTGGTTGCTGCAAGAATGGGATGTAGATGAATATCTTATCCTCTCGGGAGATCACCTTTACCGGATGGATTATAGTCTGTTTATTCAACGTCACCGGGAAACCAATGCAGATATTACCCTATCTGTGATTCCCATTGATGAACGACGGGCTTCCAGCTTCGGTTTGATGAAAATTGATGATCACGGACGAGTCGTTGATTTCAGCGAAAAACCCAAAGGAGACGCATTAAAACAAATGCAGGTGGACACCACCACTTTAGGCTTAAATCCTGAAGAAGCACGACTCAAACCCTATATTGCTTCTATGGGGATTTACGTCTTCAAAAAAGACGTTTTGTGTAAACTCCTAGAACAAAATCCCGAACAGACAGACTTCGGTAAAGAGATTTTGCCCGGTGCGGCGAAAGATCATAATATCCAAGCCTATTTGTTTGATGATTACTGGGAGGATATCGGAACCATTGAGGCTTTTTATGAAGCGAATTTAGCCTTAACCCAACAACCTCAACCCGCCTTTAGTTTTTACAACGAAAAATACCCCATCTACACCCGCGCCCGTTATCTTCCCCCCACCAAACTATTAGATAGTGAGGTGAAGGAGTCGATTATTGGCGAAGGTTGTATTCTCAAAGACTGTTTAATTAGTCATTCAGTTTTAGGGGTTCGGACAAGAGTAGAATCTGGGTGTAAAATTGAGGATACCCTAGTGATGGGGTCGGACTATTATGAACCCTTTGCCGAACGGGAAAAAAACAAACAAACGGGTAAAATTCCTATGGGCATCGGTGAAAAGTCAACCATTCGCCGAGCAATTGTGGATAAAAATGCCCGCATCGGTCGTGAGGTAATGATCCTCAATAAAGACCGGGTAGAAGAAGCGAATCGTGAAGATGAAGGGTTCTATATCCGCAGTGGGATTGTGGTCATCCTGAAAAATGCGATTATTCCCGATGGTACCGTAATTTAAAAAACTGTTTTTACTCAAAAATTAGACAGGGTGAGAATTACTCTCACCCTTTATTTTGGCTTATTTTAGGTTTTCAAGCTTGACGATTAATAATACCTTGGTCAAAAACGTTGCCGTCAGTGCCAATACCTTGAATCAGGATTTGATGGGGATAAACGGTATAAGCGGCAAAACTTAAACGTTCCGCAGCGTAGGCACTTTGAGGAATGCGGTTCACAATGGGACGCAGCCCAGCCCCTCCCCCACAAATCATATAAGTCGTGCCATTAACAGGGCGAATCCGCTCATAATGATGATCATGACCATTAATATAAAGTTGCACCCCATAAGTTTTAAATAAACCCGTGAGGGATTTTACCCAAGAGGCCTGATTAATGCCATAGTGACCCGAGGAATAGATTTGATGATGACCAAAAACCACTTTCCACGGGGCATCACTTTGTTTGAGGGCTTTTTCAATCCAAATCATTTGATTCGCCCAGTCTGCATTGTGGTTTGTATCAAGGGCGAAAAATTCTACATCGCCTTGACGGAAATTGTAATAACGACGACCCTGCATATTAAAGCCAGCATAGGCGACTTGAGGATCTCCGTTGTCGGTGCGGATGTCATGATTGCCTAAACAAGCATAAAATTTAACCCCTCGTTGTAGGAGAGGGGCGTAGGGGCGTTCAAAGACTTGCTCAATTTTCTCAATTTCGCCGTTGTTGTAGATATTATCTCCGGCCAGTACCACCAGGGGGTAGGCGTTTTGTTGATAATACTGGTGCATGACGTTGGCGACGGCGTACTGACCTTGAGCGCCTGTTCCGGTGTCTCCGACGGAGACGAAACGCATGAGGGGAGGATTAGAGGGGATTTGGCTGATTAAATTCGCCTCATGGGGGAGGGGGGCGTTGGCTTGAACGGGGGAACGGGAGATTTTGGCGATCGCCAAAGTTCCCAAACCGCTTACACTAGCCCAAAGTAGAAATTGACGGCGTTTCATGTTCATAATAAATCTTTAGCGTGAGCAACAATAAACCGCAGATTGTGCGGTAAATTTGTCCTTAAAGTGGCAGGTTTCTTGCCTGAATGTATCGCAAATTGGTTAAAGATGGGTTAATCGGTGGGGATTAGAAGAAAACGGCATGACACAAGACGATTCTAAACAAGCGGCAAATATATTTTCCTCTGAGGGGCAATCTCTCTCCAAAGCAGATACCCTCAAAGCTTTACGGGAGGTGATTGGGCAACTCGAAGGATTAGTAGAAAAACTCGACACCAGCGAACAAGGCGAATTAGCGGCCACTCGGGCCTTAAACAGTCTCATGGCCGGAGTAGACGCCCTCACCACTACCCTCGAAACCCCACCCCCCCCACCCGTCGCCCCCAGACCGCCGAAAGGAGATAATGATGAACCCTTAGAGGAAATTGTCAAGAATGAGCCGTCCTCGTCTGTTTCCGGGGCTTTAGAGGAAACAAACCGTCCGGGGGTGGTATCACAACAGGAAGAATTTCCCGAAGATTTGGATGATCTGATTGAAAAAATCCCCCCCAGTTTCTCGACAGTCCAGAAGGTTTGGGATTGGATTTTAGAAAAAGTGCGTCTTCTGTTGCCGGGGAGTTGGAATGAAAAGCTCTCGGATTGGGCATTAACGGGAATTATCAGCGCGACAGTGGTTTTAGTGCTGTTGTTGTCGGTGACGTGGGTATCTCGTTCCCCGTCGCCCCAAGTGGCGGAAAAACCCCCCGTTTCGGGAGTGGAACAACCGGAAACTCGCCCGAAATCCAGTCAGAATCTGCCCCCAGAAGTTAAGGCTCCCAGCCCTAAATCCCCCGTGGCTCCCTCTCCTGCTCCCATTGCGCCCCCCTCTCGTCCTTTACGTCTCAATCCTGAACAGAGTCTAATTGCGGCGATTCAAAATCAGGTGGCGGAAATTACGAATCAGTACGCAGAGGGGTTAATTCGGTCGATTGAGGCCGATTTTCTGGGCAGTCAGTTAATTGTGGCGGTGGGGGATGAGTGGTATAGCTTACCCGAGAAACGACAAAATCAGTTAGCGGATGAAATGTTTGCCCGTTCCCGGACGTTGGATTTCAAGAAAATTGAGTTATACGATGGGGAGGGGGTGTTATTAGCCCGGAGTCCGGTGGTTGGCGATGAGATGGTGATTTTAAGACGATCTAATGATTGAGGAGTGTGGGGAATAGGGAATAGGTAATAGATATCTCCCCCTTTCCCCTGCTCCCCTGCTCCCCTGTTCCCTCTCCCCCCCTGCTCCCTATCCCCTATTAACCATGATCTGGAAAACCCTTCGACAAAAATACTCCCATCTCCTCATTCAAGGAATGTTGTTAATCGTACTTGTGCTGTCTGGACTTCTGTTCCACTCTCTCCCGAGTCATGCTGAATCGGCTCCCACTGGAGAGCGCCTGTTTAATTACTATTGCGCGGGATGCCATGCCGGAGGGGGAAATATTGTCCGACGGGGGAAAACTCTAAAATTGCGCGCCCTCGAACGGAATCATGTTGAGACAATCGAAGCTATTGTTGAATTAGTGACTAATGGAAAGGCTAATATGTCCGCGTTTGGCGATCGCCTCACCCCCGAACAAATCCAAACCGTCTCCCGCTACGTCCTCGAACAAGCCCAAAACAACTGGAGTTGAACCTCCCATCGCTGAAAGCGAGGGATTCCCATATAGACTCTTATCTAGACCGAAGTCCCCGACAGAACGCCATGACTGGGCTGTTTGACCACGGGCGCACCGACCGCAGTTAATCCACGCTGTTTTACTATCAATAAAAGAAAAAGCCCTGGAGTGTCATCTCCAGAGCCTTACCAGGGTGCATCTACCATTCCAATCTTCTGGAAGTCACCCCACCATCCGGACAAGTCCTCAAAAAATTTTTCGTTCCCTGTTATGCTCCCTTCAATGCCCCTATCCCCCGCCGTCTATATCATCGGAGCCGGCCCGGGAGATCCTGATTTAATCACCCTCAAAGGTTACCGCATCCTACAACAAGCCGATGTGATCATTTATGCCAACTCCCTCATTCCCCGGCAAATGTTGCGGGATGTGCGTTCCGATGCGGAATTAGTCCCCACCGGACATCAAACTCTTGAGCAAATGATCCCTCTGATGATTGACCGGGTGCGTTCTGGTTGTTCTGTGGTTCGTCTCCACTCTGGGGATCTCACCCTTTACAGCACCATCTACGAGCAAATTCAAGCCCTCCTCGCGGCGGAGATTCCCTTTGAACTGATCCCCGGTATTAGTGTGTTTCAAGCGGCGGCGGCTAAATTGGGGGCAGAGTTAACTATTCCTGAATTAGTGCAAACGATCATCCTCACTCGGATCAGTGGTCGCGCTTCAGCCGTGCCGAAAGCCGAAGAATTAGCGAGTTTAGCGGCCCATCAGGCCAGTTTATGCCTTTACCTTGCCGCCCGTCATGTGGAGGCGGCCCAAGGGCAATTACTAGAACATTATCCTCCCGATACCCCTGTAGCGATTTGTTTCCGTGTGGGTTGGCCTGATGAGCAGTTTTGGCTGGTGTCGTTGCAGGATATGGCACGGGTGACGAGGGAGCAAGAATTAACTCGCACGACTCTGTACTTGATTAGTCCGGCTTTGGGGGTTTTGGAGCAAGGGGTAAGTACAGAAAAGGGGAGGCGATCGCGTCTTTACCATCCCACACACAGCCATCTGTTCCGAAAACGGGAATCGGGAATCGGGAATTAATTATCCCATACCCGGTAATAAGTTCTTTTTCAAGACTTGTATCACCCGATCAGTCACATCAGAATAGGTCAAACGACCTGCGAGAATGCGACTCATTAATAGGGCGGCTGTGGGACGTTTCAGGGCGACTTTGTAGGCAATTTTGGGGAACTTGTAGAACAAACCGGATAATTTTTGGGCTAACGCCATATTAGTCCCCCATTCCTCTTGGATCACTTGGCTATAGTTGGCCAGGGCGTTACTGTCTCCGGTGAGGGCGGCAGAGATGGCCTCGGCCGCTTTCGTGCCACTGTAGAGGGCGGGGCGAATGCCTTCGGCAATCAGAGGATCGACTAATCCGGCTGCTTCTCCGGCCAGTAGGGCGTTTTGGGCGTGGAGGGGTTTGGGTTCAGACCAGATCATGAGAGGATAATCATGGGTCTGGTGGGGGCCATCCTGTAAGCCTAACTCTTGAATATATTCGGTGATGGCAAATTGGAGGTCTTGGGGTTTATTTTTTCCGGCGATCGCACAAGCACTCACCACATAACTTTCGGCTTGGGGAAATGACCAGATAAAGCCGTTTTTAATCGACCCGAAATCAAACTGCGCGATCGCCGGATCCCTCGGAGGACAACCCACTTCTACCATCGCCGCCGCTACCGTCTTCCCGGCCGAAAAGCCCAACAACTTGGCACAAACCCCTTTTACCCCATCCGCCCCAAGCAAATAGGTTCCCTCTACCGTCCCCTGATTCGTCGTTACTTGCCAACGGGATCCATCAAAACTTAACCCCTCCACAGACGTTCCATCTTGAATTTTTGCCCCTTGCGCCTCAGCCTGTTGTAACAAAAAATGATCAAAAGCATCTCGTTTGACCATCCACATCGGTTCCGTTTTCAACTGAGAAGACACCGGATCATCAAACTGCCAAGTATAGCGAACCTGAGTCACCTGAGCCGTAATTACCGGACTAAAATCAAAATCAAACCACTGGGCAACGGCCGGAGAAACCCCACCGCCACAGGGCTTAAACCGGGGTAAGGTTTCTTTTTCTAACAACAAGACGGAATGGCCGCGTTTGGCCAAATGATAAGCCGCCGCGCCCCCTGCGGGGCCTCCACCAACAATAATACAGTCAACCATGTTTATCCTTTGTTTAGGCTCAAATCACGCCACATTTCACAACGTTAGCAAGGGGAAGGGGGACGGGTGTATTTTCACTAAATGGTCATAATATCCTTCTCTTTGACCTTCAATAATTCATCGACCTTAGCGGTGTACTTATCCGTCAGCTTTTGAATGGCCTCCTGTAAGTCCCGGGATTCATCTTCCGAGACATCATGACTTTTCTCCTGTTTGCGCACAGAGTCAATGGCATCCCGGCGAATATTCCGGATAGCCACCTTGCCCTCTTCCGCCAGTTTACCCGCTTGTTTCACTAATTCCTGACGGCGTTCACTGGTCAGGGGGGGAATATTTAAGCGAATAACCTGACCGTCATTGTTGGGCGTTAAGCCTAAATCTGATAGACTAATAGCCTTTTCAATAGCGGCCATGCTGCCCTTATCGTAGGGCTGAATTAGAATCGTTGTCGCCTCCGGGGTGCTGATATTGGCCAAGGCTTTGAGGGGAGTTTCGGCTCCGTAATATTCCACTGTAATCCGGTCGAGTAAACTAGCATTAGCGCGTCCGGTGCGAATGGTATTAAAAGACCGTTGAGTTGCCTCAATGGTTTTGGTCATTAAATTTTCGACTTCAGTTAATTTCACAAAAACCTCCTACTATAGTCCCAATGTTTTCACCCTTAACGGATCGGACAATATTTCCCGGAACCGATAGGTTAAAAACCACAATGGGGATGTTGTTTTCTTTACAGAGGGCGATCGCCGTGCCATCCATCACCCTTAAATCGTTACTCAGAACATGACTATAGGTTAAGCTGGTATAGCGTTTGGCTTCGGGATTTACATGGGGGTCTGAATCATACACCCCGTCAACCTTAGTGGCTTTAAAAATTACCTCCGCGTCAATTTCGGCAGCGCGTAAGGCGGCCGTGGTATCGGTGGTAAAAAAGGGATTCCCCGAACCCGCGCCAAAAATCACCACTCGCCCATATTCCAGGTGACGAATGGCGCGCCGTCGGATATAGGGTTCTGCCACTTCCTGCATGGCGATCGCGGTTTGAACCCGAGTGGCGATCCCAATCTGTTCGAGGGCATCCTGTAAGGTGATAGCATTCATCACCGTTGCAATCATGCCCACATAATCGGCTGTTGCCCGATCCATCCCGGCGGATGCGGCTTTCACCCCTCGGAAGATGTTCCCACCTCCCACCACGATGGCGACTTGTACGCCAATTTTGACCACTTCTGAGATTTCCTGAGCGATATCTGCAACCACCTTTGGATCGATCCCGTACCCCAGATCCCCCATTAAGGCTTCACCACTCAATTTAAGTAAAACCCGCCGATAAGTCATCGGTTCTCTGCAACTCGCTATATATACTTGCCTCAATTACGATAGCAGGTTTTTGTCCCCTGTTCGGCCTCTTGCGGGGGGACTTGACCCGTTAGGCTTCTCGCCATTTCAGGGAACAGCCGATCACCTCGGTAAATTCTGGTGCGATCGCCTCCCCGGTCAATAAGCGTTTAATATTCTCCCGGAAATAAGCCTCTGTCACCTTGTCCGCCGATTCAGCGTAGTTATCAATCGCCCCTTGATAACGAATTTTACCCGCCGCGTCTAGGAGAAACACCTCCGGGGTTTTCGTTGCCCCAAAGGCCAGCGCCACATCCTGACTGGGATCCCGCAAGTAGGGAAAATTCAGTTGCTGTTGGGCGCTGAACCATTTCATCCGTTCAAAACTATCTTCGGGTACTTGGGCGGCATCATTGGCATTAATCCCCATTAGAGTAAATCCTTGGGAACTAAACTCCGTCTGAATTTGTTTTAACCGTTCCAGATATAAACCCACAAAGGGGCAATGGTTACACATAAACACCACCCCCACCCCGTTCAACTGCTCCCGATAACGGGTCAGGTGATACACTTCCCCATCAATACCCGGTAGTTCAAAATCCGGGGCATATTGACCAATCATTCCCCTTGGTGTTTCTGTGACCATGTTGGATTCACCTCAATAGCATTTAATGTCCAGATTAAAGACCCGTGAATTCTCCCCATCATAGGGCTTAACCCACCGTTTCCCCCGACTCACCTTTCTGATTTAACTCATCTTCTAACATATCCTCATAGATGGCGGGTAAATAACGGCTCATGGAATTGGTTTCAATACCATAGCCTAAACTCGTCCAAGTTCCCGATAACAGGCGCAAAACCTCCTCAATTTTGCCCTCTCGCAGTAGTTTAGCAATATCTGTCCCTCCCCAAGCTTGGGGATCACTTAACCACTGGTAAACCACCACATCTTGATATTGAGGTTCAAAACTGTAGTTTTTCCAGAGCAAAAAGCCCGACGGTTCAGGGTGATAGCGTTCCGCCTTTTCGTACCAAGTGATATTAATGAACTGGTAGCGTCCCGCCGCCGTTGTGCAGTTGCCCACATTGGGGCCGACCACAATGGGAACACAGCGCTCAGGATGACGGCTAAGATCCTGAATATGCTCCCCCCCATATAAGACAGTATAGGGATGGGTTACATTAGCTTCACTGGCTGTAATCGTGCGCATTAATGCCCGAATATAGGGATCCCCCCCTTCCATAACCAGAGGTTGGGTTCCCCGTCCATGACGGGGAGCAACGGAACGGGGGGCGGGTTCCGGTTGAAGAATAAAAACGGCAAATAATAACCCGGCTAGGCCAAGAAAGTTTCCCACCAGGATTAAAGGGTTGGTTATATATTTGGGCATTGGATGGACTGAATTCATGGGAAACTTCATTCCTCAAACAACACGGCTAAACAGTTGCTCCCAATTTTGGGAGGGTGCGTCAGCTTGAGTGATGATTTCTACAATCTTCTGACGCGCTTTTTCTGAAAAAAGAGCTTCTACGGCTACCTCGGCCACTTTTCGCCGGGGAATACGTCCCTCAAAGAGGGTGTCGGCGCTTTGCATGATTAGACCTTCGGAGGTGTCATAATCCAACAGTCCTCCCGGTCGAACTATAGTATAAGGGATCTGACTTTGTTGTAAGGCTTCCTCAGCCAGTTTTTTCCAGTACAACACGAACCAGAAGAGGTTAAGGGGGTGGAAAAATTGGGAGACACAGAGGGAAGACACTAGAACAAAGTGATCCAGTTTGTGACGTTGAGCAAGGGTGATCAGGTTTTTTGTGCCTTCGTAGTCCACCCGATAGGGTTGGGTAAAGTCGAGGGAGGGGGTGGCTCCAGTGGCACAGAGGAGAACATTACAGGAGGCGATCGCCTTTTCCCACGTTTCGGGCTGCAACACATCCCCCACCACCAATTCCACCGAAGACGGCAGCACCTCTTGCCCTTTCTCCAAACTGCGGACTAAGGCCACCACCGGAATCTCTTTTTCTGTTAACACTTCTACAATCTGTTTTCCGGTTCGTCCGGTTGCTCCGGCGACAAACGCTTTGATCGTCATATACTACTTACTAATTTTGTGATCTGTTAACAATGTACCAAGATCGGCCTCAGTGCTGT contains the following coding sequences:
- a CDS encoding RNA-binding S4 domain-containing protein; the encoded protein is MGTVSDSESKIKLDQFLKWQNLVQTGGEAKLRIQGGEVLVNGVVETRRGRKLVSGDEVTLGGRRYRVEL
- a CDS encoding glucose-1-phosphate adenylyltransferase; its protein translation is MKRVLGIILGGGAGTRLYPLTKLRAKPAVPLAGKYRLIDIPVSNCINSDIQKIYVLTQFNSASLNRHLTRAYNFSAISDGFVEVLAAQQTAENPQWFQGTADAVRQYLWLLQEWDVDEYLILSGDHLYRMDYSLFIQRHRETNADITLSVIPIDERRASSFGLMKIDDHGRVVDFSEKPKGDALKQMQVDTTTLGLNPEEARLKPYIASMGIYVFKKDVLCKLLEQNPEQTDFGKEILPGAAKDHNIQAYLFDDYWEDIGTIEAFYEANLALTQQPQPAFSFYNEKYPIYTRARYLPPTKLLDSEVKESIIGEGCILKDCLISHSVLGVRTRVESGCKIEDTLVMGSDYYEPFAEREKNKQTGKIPMGIGEKSTIRRAIVDKNARIGREVMILNKDRVEEANREDEGFYIRSGIVVILKNAIIPDGTVI
- a CDS encoding metallophosphoesterase is translated as MNMKRRQFLLWASVSGLGTLAIAKISRSPVQANAPLPHEANLISQIPSNPPLMRFVSVGDTGTGAQGQYAVANVMHQYYQQNAYPLVVLAGDNIYNNGEIEKIEQVFERPYAPLLQRGVKFYACLGNHDIRTDNGDPQVAYAGFNMQGRRYYNFRQGDVEFFALDTNHNADWANQMIWIEKALKQSDAPWKVVFGHHQIYSSGHYGINQASWVKSLTGLFKTYGVQLYINGHDHHYERIRPVNGTTYMICGGGAGLRPIVNRIPQSAYAAERLSFAAYTVYPHQILIQGIGTDGNVFDQGIINRQA
- a CDS encoding c-type cytochrome; this encodes MIWKTLRQKYSHLLIQGMLLIVLVLSGLLFHSLPSHAESAPTGERLFNYYCAGCHAGGGNIVRRGKTLKLRALERNHVETIEAIVELVTNGKANMSAFGDRLTPEQIQTVSRYVLEQAQNNWS
- the cobM gene encoding precorrin-4 C(11)-methyltransferase is translated as MLPSMPLSPAVYIIGAGPGDPDLITLKGYRILQQADVIIYANSLIPRQMLRDVRSDAELVPTGHQTLEQMIPLMIDRVRSGCSVVRLHSGDLTLYSTIYEQIQALLAAEIPFELIPGISVFQAAAAKLGAELTIPELVQTIILTRISGRASAVPKAEELASLAAHQASLCLYLAARHVEAAQGQLLEHYPPDTPVAICFRVGWPDEQFWLVSLQDMARVTREQELTRTTLYLISPALGVLEQGVSTEKGRRSRLYHPTHSHLFRKRESGIGN
- a CDS encoding NAD(P)/FAD-dependent oxidoreductase, with the protein product MVDCIIVGGGPAGGAAAYHLAKRGHSVLLLEKETLPRFKPCGGGVSPAVAQWFDFDFSPVITAQVTQVRYTWQFDDPVSSQLKTEPMWMVKRDAFDHFLLQQAEAQGAKIQDGTSVEGLSFDGSRWQVTTNQGTVEGTYLLGADGVKGVCAKLLGFSAGKTVAAAMVEVGCPPRDPAIAQFDFGSIKNGFIWSFPQAESYVVSACAIAGKNKPQDLQFAITEYIQELGLQDGPHQTHDYPLMIWSEPKPLHAQNALLAGEAAGLVDPLIAEGIRPALYSGTKAAEAISAALTGDSNALANYSQVIQEEWGTNMALAQKLSGLFYKFPKIAYKVALKRPTAALLMSRILAGRLTYSDVTDRVIQVLKKNLLPGMG
- the frr gene encoding ribosome recycling factor is translated as MTKTIEATQRSFNTIRTGRANASLLDRITVEYYGAETPLKALANISTPEATTILIQPYDKGSMAAIEKAISLSDLGLTPNNDGQVIRLNIPPLTSERRQELVKQAGKLAEEGKVAIRNIRRDAIDSVRKQEKSHDVSEDESRDLQEAIQKLTDKYTAKVDELLKVKEKDIMTI
- the pyrH gene encoding UMP kinase produces the protein MTYRRVLLKLSGEALMGDLGYGIDPKVVADIAQEISEVVKIGVQVAIVVGGGNIFRGVKAASAGMDRATADYVGMIATVMNAITLQDALEQIGIATRVQTAIAMQEVAEPYIRRRAIRHLEYGRVVIFGAGSGNPFFTTDTTAALRAAEIDAEVIFKATKVDGVYDSDPHVNPEAKRYTSLTYSHVLSNDLRVMDGTAIALCKENNIPIVVFNLSVPGNIVRSVKGENIGTIVGGFCEIN
- a CDS encoding thioredoxin family protein: MVTETPRGMIGQYAPDFELPGIDGEVYHLTRYREQLNGVGVVFMCNHCPFVGLYLERLKQIQTEFSSQGFTLMGINANDAAQVPEDSFERMKWFSAQQQLNFPYLRDPSQDVALAFGATKTPEVFLLDAAGKIRYQGAIDNYAESADKVTEAYFRENIKRLLTGEAIAPEFTEVIGCSLKWREA
- a CDS encoding glycoside hydrolase family protein; amino-acid sequence: MPKYITNPLILVGNFLGLAGLLFAVFILQPEPAPRSVAPRHGRGTQPLVMEGGDPYIRALMRTITASEANVTHPYTVLYGGEHIQDLSRHPERCVPIVVGPNVGNCTTAAGRYQFINITWYEKAERYHPEPSGFLLWKNYSFEPQYQDVVVYQWLSDPQAWGGTDIAKLLREGKIEEVLRLLSGTWTSLGYGIETNSMSRYLPAIYEDMLEDELNQKGESGETVG
- a CDS encoding SDR family oxidoreductase codes for the protein MKAFVAGATGRTGKQIVEVLTEKEIPVVALVRSLEKGQEVLPSSVELVVGDVLQPETWEKAIASCNVLLCATGATPSLDFTQPYRVDYEGTKNLITLAQRHKLDHFVLVSSLCVSQFFHPLNLFWFVLYWKKLAEEALQQSQIPYTIVRPGGLLDYDTSEGLIMQSADTLFEGRIPRRKVAEVAVEALFSEKARQKIVEIITQADAPSQNWEQLFSRVV